The Bacillus sp. FJAT-27916 genomic interval GATGAAAGCATTGATCGTCAGTGACAGCCATGGACTCTATGATGAACTGCACGAGCTATATGCCCGCCATAAGGATGATGTAGACATCTTTATCCACTGCGGCGATTCGGAGCTGTCTCAAGAGGATGATGTCATTAAGCCTTATGCAGCTGTACAAGGCAACTGCGACTTTGGTGATGATTTCCCGACCGATAGTGTTATCAGCTTAGATACATGGTCTATCTATGTTACACATGGACACCTATTTAATGTGAAATCCACCTTGCTCAACTTGAGCCTCAAAGCGAAAGAAATGGGCGCAGAGATCGTCTGCTTCGGTCACTCCCACATCGCAGGGGCTGAAAAAATCGATGACTGCCTCTTTATCAACCCTGGCAGCATTCGCCTGCCAAAAGGCAGCCGGTACAAAACATACGCGATCCTCGAAAAACAAGGAAACAAGGCAATCGTTGATTTCTACACATTGGATGGGGAAAAATTACCAAGCTGGCATTTAAAAACAACCCTTTCCTAAAACGCAAAAAAGTTGTATAGTAGGTGAAGGAGATTCATCCTCTCCTTCACCGAAAAAACTTAAAAAAACTTTTTCAAAAAAGTTATTGACTTAACGGTGGACAGCAGATATAATAATAAATGTCGTCAGGCGATGATGACAAAAAAGAAAAACGAATTACATACTTCTTATCATGTCCCAGTAGCTCAGCTGGATAGAGCAACGGCCTTCTAAGCCGTCGGTCGGGAGTTCGAATCTCTCCTGGGACGCTACTAAAACGTTGGAAAACGTTGAAACAAAGCCTTCTTATACGTTGGATTGATACGGTCAATGTACCGGTCAACTGGCGAATAAGGAGGCTTTTTTCTTATGACCAAACGTAAAGCATCACTCGTTGTTCAGACGGATTTATCCGATCTGTTCAGAGCATCGCCTCTAACGCAAATCCACAAAAGGTTACTCGATTGATAAAGTGCTCTCAACCGTCCTTAAGCAAATGAAGGCGGTGGGCCTACGGGCAATGACGATCAGCGATTACGAATTCATGTGACACATTTTGCGGAAACGACTAAGCGCCAATACTCTTGAGGCACTAAACGCGCATCACATATTCGAATGAACTGCTCTCCAATTGTTAGACACATTTAACAATTGGAGGAGCAGTTTTTTATGGCGAAATATACATCAGAAGAAAAATTACAGGCAGCACTACGTTACTTAGAGGGCAATGAAAGTTCCCATGAGATTGCTAAATCAATTGGAATAGATCATAAAGCGATTCTTAAATGGGCTAAACAATATCAATACAATGGTGTAGAAGCTTTTATAAAACGATATACAAATTATTCAACACAGTTTAAACTAGACGTACTAAATTTTATGATTGAAAATGGTACGTCCTTAACTGAAACAGCGGCTATCTTTAAAATAGCATCTCCTACTTCTCTTCGAGAATGGAAGAAACAATTTGAAACAAAAGGATTCAGTGCCCTTCAATCAAAGAAAAAGGGGCATCCATCCATGAAAAAAGATTCAACGATACAGCCAAAATCAGTACCGGTAAAAGGCTCTACAGAAGCACTTCAAGCAGAAATTGATCGTTTGCGTATGGAAAATGAGTGGGTATTTAAAAAAGTTGAACGCCTTAGTTCAAGCCAAGGGAAAATCACCAAAGAAGACAAAGTAAAGGTCATCTATGAATTAAGGCATAAATACACGGTGAAGGCACTTGTTTCATTCGCGGACATTCCACGCAGCACGTATTACAATTTAGTAAAAAAGATGAATCGACCTGATCCAGATGCCGAGTTAAAGGATGAAATTCAAGCGATTTATGGGGAGCACGAAGGGCGTTATGGGTATCGTCGTATTCGTGATGGGTTGGCGAATCGTGGGCGAAAAGTGAATCATAAGAAAGTTCAACGCATTATGAAAGAACTTGGTTTAAAATGCGTCGTTCGTATGAAGAAATATAAATCTTATAAAGGTAAGGTCGGTAAAATCGCACCAAATATTTTGGATCGTAACTTTACAGCGGAAGCGCCAAATGAGAAGTGGGTAACGGATATTACAGAATTTAAATTATTGGGCGAGAAGCTGTATTTATAGCCTGTATTAGATTTGTTTAATGGTGAAATCATTACCTACACAATTGGCTCTAGACCAACCTTTTCACTTGTTTCAGAGATGTTAGAAAAGGCTATAGATCGTTTGTCAGAGGAACACCAGCTACTGATACATTCAGATCAAGGTTGGCATTATCAAATGAAACAGTATCGCCAGGCCCTTAAATCAAGAGGCATTGTGCAAAGTATGTCTCGCAAAGGGAATTGTTATGACAATTCCGTGATGGAGAATTTCTTTGGCATCATGAAGTCTGAATTCCTTTATTTAAAGGAATTTGAAAGTATAGAACAGTTTAAATTTGAATTAGAAAATTACATAAACTATTACAACACGAAACGCATGAAGGCAAAATTAAAAATGAGTCCGGTGCAGTACCGAACTCATTTTACCCAAGCTGCCTAATGAAATAACCATGTCTAACTTTTAGGGGTCACTCCAGATTTTGACTCTGAACTTTTGGGGTGCACTTCAGCCTCGGCCTTTTCTTTTCACAGAACTTAGATTTTTTAAATCAAGATAAAAAGATAACCAACACATTATACTTCAAATAAATTTTCCTTTAACTATATTTCCTTTAAACATAGTTAGTCTTTGAGTATCTCGTTGATTTTTTCATCAAATATAGGCCCGAAACTTTCAGAATAAGTATTCGTTAAATGTCTATTATCTCGGTAAATTATAATATTACCAATAACAGGCTGGAATTTTCCATTTACTCTTAAGTAATCAGTTAAGTCAATTTTATTTAATGATTCATTTTTATTTTCAAATTGTCTCCAAAAGCTTTCGTCTTTCTGATTATCTTCTGAATTCATTCTTTTTGTAGTGTGTTCTAGTCCACCTGTTTCTAATGATTCCAATACATTAAAACTATATCTAGGAACATCACGAATAGCTAATACTTCAATCCCATATTCATCTTTAACAGACTGCAGCTGACCAACCATTTGTTGTTGTATTTTATTATTAGACGTATCAGAAGCTGTGGCTTGTGCAACGATAAGATCTACATCTGCATGCTTTAGATAATCTTTAACATTATTGTTCCAGATACCTTTTAAATCATTATCCGAATACCCTGTTGAAAATCGTGTACCTGAACGAGTCAAACTCAAGACTCGATAATTTTCATCTTTTGTGGCTTCTAATATTGCCCCTAACCAATGTTCTGAATGAGAACTGCCAATCAGAGCAATTGTAGCATCGTAATTTTTAGTTTTTCCATATTCTCCTATCTTTAAGTCGCTGTCATCTAACTCCTGATTACTGCCATCCAAATGCGCCTGTGGTAAATCATTAAAGACTTCAGAAAATGAAGGTATTGGTTCTTGATCAGGTATACCATCAGGATTTTTCGCAGCTAACGCTCCGGGATAATTTTTATCCGTTATTTTGTTTTCCAGTCTATTTTGATCTATATATGCCCCAATAAATAGCGATGCAATTAAGAGTACATTTACACTGCCCATTATCCCTAATCTCTTAAATGAGAACTTATTGTCCTTTGAGCTTCGAATTGGCTCTTCTATATATTTTGTCATCAAAAACGAAAGGGCAATTGATGAAATGATAATAAGAGTTCCAACGATAAATCCCGGAGTTTCTTGGACATTATAACGATAGAATTCTAATAATACCCAATGCCACAAGTAGATTCCAAAAGCAATTCCGCCTAGCCTTACCATTACAGTTGAACCTAAAAAGCGTTTGACACCATATTTTGTATCGCGTGCTCCAGATAAAACAATGAATAATGCGCAGGTCATTGGCCATAAGGCAATATACCCTGGAAACATCTCAGATACATTGAAAACTATTCCAGTTAAAATTAAACCGATTAATCCCAGCCAACCTACCACTGCAGCAGTAAATTTATTTACCTTAATTGACGATAAATTGATACAGAGCAAACTACCTAAAGCAAATTCCCACACACGTGTCATCGTAATGAAATAAGCCCATGGCTGATTGACAGATGTTAAATATACTGAGTATATAAAAGAAGAAACAAATAATACTCCTAAAATAGTATTTATTAATGTTTTAACTTTAGTTAATTTATATTTTTTTATTAAAAATAAAATTAAAGTAAATATTAAAAACCAAATTATATAAAATTGTCCTTGTATAGACAAAGCCCAAAAGTGTTCAACAGGTGTTTTCATTTGGGTGGAATCTAAATAATCCGTGCTCGAAAAAGCTAGTTGCCAGTTTTGATAAAAAAACATTGAGGCAAATACTTCCTGTATAGTTTTATCTAAAATTGATTTAGGTAATAAAAACTGACTCAAAACCAGAACAATTGCAAGAATAAAAAATACAGAAGGAAGTAATCTTTTCATTAACTTTGTGACATATGGCCGAAAACGAAATTCCCCTGTTCGATTAATTGTGGAAATTATTGAAGTAGTAATAAGAAAACCTGAAATTACAAAGAATACATCAACCCCACCAGAAACACGATTAAACCATATATGATAAACCGCTACCAGTAATGCCGCGACAACGCGTAATCCTTCGATTTCGGGTCTGAATTTACGTTCAATATTAATTAATGGTTGATTCACTAGATTCTATCTCCCTACTTTTTATCATTTTCTTCGTTGTTAAGCTATAGAGAACAACTCATTTACAATATTACAATTTTATATAAAATATGACAATATTTTCATTGCGGAAAACGTTCAAGCACACGATGGACACGGGCAATTTATCGACTACATTCCCGGTGAAGGATAGTTAAACGATAAAGGCGAGCCGATTGTCACGCCGGAATACACATCACCAAACACAGCCATCTTCAGCATACGGCACGGGACTTACGACTTTTAATTGAAGGAGGTGCGAAGCAATGAACGTGGACGGAAATGAGGTGATTCAGATTCTATCGTAGCGTANNNNNNNNNNAATGAACGTGGACTGAGGTGATTCAGATTCTATCGTAGCGTATCGGCCAACTTGGGGTTGAGTTTGCGGTTAAGACGGAGCAGTTGGTGAAGTTAGAGCAAGATAATAAGGACTTATAGATCAAGTATAAATTTAGAAAAAATTATATATAATCAATCTAGTAGTAGGAGGTAATTAAAAAAAGCTGAACTATAATCAAGTACCGCTTAAGCTTGATTATAGTTCAGCTTTTTTTAGTAAAATTTCCATCCATCATTCAGTTTTGGGTGCTGTAAATTTATTACCAAACTCGATTGAGGTATGTTTGCATTAAATAACGTCCCGATGATAGACATTAGTCATCCTAAACGTCTATTCTCTTGTTTCAACCTTTGTTGCATTTATGGTCACATTATTGATGATAATGATATTGTTGCTATTATTGTTAGTGGTGGTATTTACATTACCCCTATAGTGATGATGCACTCGTGCGAATCTGTAGTTATACTCATCTACCATTTTGCTTAGACGTAATGCGTCAATGAGCAAAGCGATACCGAAGAAACCGCCGGTGAAGAGATAAAGAATGCCCATGCCATAATTACGTAAGTAGAATTGATGTCCTCCAAGCAGTCCTAAGAAGAACCAAACTGCATAAGCCGTGCCTTTGGATTTCCTTCTTACAGGGTAATTCTCATAATGTTTCATCTATGTTTCCTCCTATATATGGCACTTTAAACGTAGATATCTTTCCTGTCTATATGTAGATTAAGGTAATCAAATAGATAGGAGAGTCTAGGAGATTTATTTTTTTAATATAACTAATATTTCTTTTATCTGATGAATAATCTCGTACATAAAACAATAAGTAGCTTTTATGGTATACGCTATACTTATAGGAGTTTTTCGATTGAAAAGACAACCAAAGACTTGCATGACTAGCAGTTAAAAAATTATTAGAATATTTATGAGTGATTATTCTGATAAAATACACTCTTTATCTAAAAATACAAAGAAGAGGAGAGATGTTAGCATGTTTGAAATCCAAGGTAAAGTTGCGATTGTTACAGGTGGAGCAAATGGAATAGGAAAAGAAGCTGTTAAAGCGATCCTGAAAAAAGGCGGGATACCAGTCATTGCAGATTTTAATGAAGACTTGGGAAATCAAACTGCAGAGGAATTAAATGTTGAATTCGTTAAGGTCGATGTATCAGATGAGACTCAAGTGAAAGAAATGGTATCATATGTGGTGGAGAAATATGGTCACCTTGATATTATGGTTGCTAATGCGGGGATTGGCGGTGGAGGCAGTACACTGGACCTTCCAACAGCTGAATATGAGAAATACATTGGCGTTAACCAAAACGGTGTATTCTACTGCAGCCGTGAAGCAATCCGCCAAATGGTTGCGCAAGGCACAGGCGGAGCGGTCATTAACGTTTCTTCTATTCTCGGTTTAGTCGGTTCAGCGGGTGCTTGTTTCTATAACATCAGCAAAGGTGTAGTAAGATTAATGACGAAGTCGATGGCAGTAGAATTCGCACCGCATAATATACGCGTGAATAGTATCCACCCAGGCTATATTATTACGGGCATGGTAAATGAGGACGTGGCAGGAGCGGAAGGAATCGAAATGTTAAAATCACTTCATCCGCTCTCAAAAGGAATCGAACGTCTTGGAAAACCGGAAGAAATTGCGCATGCTATCATTTTCGCCATCGAAAATACCTTTATGACTGGAGCGGAAATTGTCGTAGACGGCGGATATACTGCTCAATAAAATAAAACGTGTATTGAAGAGCACCTGCCAATGCAAGCAGGTGTTTTTCTTTATAGCGATACCATGCAATTAATCTAATAGAAGAGTGGTGATAGCTCTTATTCAAATACGACATAGCGGATGATGAAGTTGGAGGATAAGTTGTTAAAAGAGATTCTAAGGTTGAGCAGCTACTTGATGAGTTTGCGGACAGTCACTAATATGTAAGACCCATCAAAGGAATGGGAACTTGATAAATAGATACCCCGAAAGAATGAAAAAGGATTATTCAACTATTTTTCCTTTTTCTTATGAACTTATAAAAAGCCTTGTTTCTATAATTGAAACAGGGCTATTGCGCTTTTGATTGTTTCTGCCTATTACTATTATCCCGTTTTTGGTTGTTCGACAGGTTAATACAAAAACTTTGAATATTTAACTATATCATTAAATATGGTAGAAACTGCCGATATTTCGATGATATGGGGGGAGAAATTTGAGGAAAAAAGTACTTTCAATCAGTTTGTGTTCTGTTCTGTCTCTTACATTAGTAGCTGGTGTAGATTCATGGTCGGCAGAAGCAGAAAACAGCCAAAATCTACCCGCTTCGCTAGAACCAGCAGCTAAGGCGAATGTTCTAGAGTGGAAGGGGATGCCGCTGAATGGGCTGATCCCGGAAACTGCTTCAGACGCTACGAGAATTGAACTTGAAAATGGAATGACAAAACCAATCTATTCTACTGATGAGGCGATAGTGGAGGAATTGTTCGTTGAGACTGAGATAGACAGCGACAGAGATGGGAAACGTGACCGTGTGTCTATTAAAGTGTACCGTCCAAAAACAGAACCCGGTGTTAAAGTCCCCGTCATTTATGAAATGAGTCCCTATCGCTCCGGAATCCTAAATGTTCCTGTTTATGATGTAGATGTGGAGTTAAATCCTGTTAAACACCCTGGGAATGGTCGAGGAGGAAAGCCATTCGCGCTTGCAAATGGACAGGCTGCCAATCTTGGTTCTTTGGGGAATTACTATGTCCCTCGAGGTTATGGAGTTATTCTGGCAGAGAGTATTGGGACAGGCAAGTCGGATGGGTGTCCAACAACAGGGGATGAACGTGAAATTCTTGGAACGAAAGCGGTTATTGATTGGCTGAACGGGCGGGCAAAAGCTTATAAAGGAGATGGGAGAGAGGTTTCTGCAGATTGGTCCACAGGCAATGTGGGGATGACAGGTACTTCCTACAATGGAACCTTGCCGAATGCAGTTGCTGCCACAGGTGTGGATGGACTAAAAGCGATTATCCCAGTTGCCGCGATTAGCAACTGGTATGACTATTATCGCGCCAACGGAGCAGTTATCGCTCCTGGAGGCTATCAAGGTGAAGATGCGGACAATATGGCTGAAGCTGTCCTTACTCGTGAAAATCCTCAGGTATGTAAAGATGTCATGGCAGAGTTAACAGCTGGACTGGACAGAGAAACAGGGGACTACAGTGAATTCTGGGCAGACCGTGATTATGTGAAGGATGTCAAGAATATCGAGGCCGGTGTTCTCGTTGTTCATGGGCTGAATGATTGGAATGTTAAAACAAAGCAATTCTCACAGTGGTGGGAAGCATTAGGAGAAAATGATGTGCCTCGCAGATTATGGCTCCATCAGGGGGGCCATTCAAGCCCATCCGGCAATAACTGGCCTCAATTACAAAATAGATGGTTTGATTATTATCTCTATGGGATCGAAAATGGGGTTATGAATGAGCCGGCTGTAGATATTCAGCGTGAGGACAGAACTTGGACGAAGGAAACAAGCTGGCCAGCAGCTGGTTCTGCTCCGACAAGACTTCATTTGACAGGTACGGGAAATGATTTAGGAGCCCTGCATCTGAAGCCTGTTCCGAATCAGCCGCATAACAAACAAACGATTATTGATGATCCAATGAAAAAGGCCAATACACTTATTGTCGACCCGGAATTAAATTCCGCTAACCGGTTGGCTTATGTGACGCCGGCATTAACTGATTCAGTTCGGTTGAGCGGGACCCCTGCAGTCAGCATCCGTGCTAGCATTGACCGTCCTGTTGCCAATTTAACGGCCTTGCTCGTTGATTACAGTCAATCAAGACCAGTCATTGTATCGCGCGGCTGGATGGACCCGCAAAACATCCAATCCAGAGAGCGGTCTAAATCAATCGTTCCGGGCAGGGATTACACATTTGAATGGGAAATGGAGCCTAAAGATTATGTATTTAAGGCTGGGAACCAGATTGGAATTGTTCTTATTGCCAGCGATTACGACTACACGATTCGTCCTAAAGCCGGTACAAAAATCACTGTAATACCAACTCGCAGTGAAATTACATTGCCAATTGTCGGCGGGCGTAATGCTTTAAATGAATAGAATGAATAAAGGAAGGATTAGGCTTAGCGAGCGATATGGCATATGACTTGCTGAAAATATGGCAGTTTACTCATTTTATTCATAGTAAGAAGGCTATGAAAATGAGTAATTATTCGTAAAGATATATTGCCAGAAGGCAATAGAACTTGTCGGAGACGGCGGGATATACTGCTTAATAAAAGATGTATATAGAAGAGCACCTGCTAAAGCAAGTAGGTGTTTTTCTTTGATGGGAAACGATGCAAGTAGTTTAAAATAGGTGTAGTGGTACCTGTAATAATCTTGCGGTTTGTCAAATAGATTATGATTAGATGGGGTGATGAACATCAATGTCAGCATTAGAACATATCTTCAGGATTTTCCGTATATAGACTATAGTAAAAACGATTATTGGGTGAATCTGGACGATTCATACTGCAAAGAAGTTTATAAGCGGCAATATAGGATGAACAGTGGATTTATCTATGGAGGAATTTCATTCATCATAGATGGCGAAAATCGTACTGAAATCCTCTCGACAGATGATCTGCACAGCACATGGTTAGACCTTATGCTTTATTACAGTAATTACACTTTTAACTATAAAGAGAAGTTCATTATTTTTATGGGCCATGCGGACAATAAACTCGTTAATAATGCTGATAAAGACAATCCACATGTAAGATTAATATATGACGAAACGAGTACAGAGTGGATTCCGGTTTCGATTATGAAGCAGGCGGTACTAGATGGATTCCTTCACTTCATGCAAATCATTGATCGTAGTATTATGGAAGATTTATATGATGAGGATGGAGACCCCTTTGACTTTCCAGTAGAGCTAAAAGATTTACTTCATTTATTTGATTCATTAGTAGAGTAGTGAACGATGGGACGTTGCATGATTTATGTAATAAGTTTGACCCACAAAACCTGTGCGTCCTTCTTCTTTCTAAGATTGTATAGTTATTGCGCAATTTAATTCGCAAGAAAAGAAGCAGCAATTAAAAACGTTCAGATCGAAATCTGAACGTTTCAAAAAGATGCTCTGCATTCAGGACATTGTTGCCCATACGCTTGTCTTTTCATGATTGTATGACACTTTGTACAACTTACCAT includes:
- a CDS encoding metallophosphoesterase family protein, which encodes MKALIVSDSHGLYDELHELYARHKDDVDIFIHCGDSELSQEDDVIKPYAAVQGNCDFGDDFPTDSVISLDTWSIYVTHGHLFNVKSTLLNLSLKAKEMGAEIVCFGHSHIAGAEKIDDCLFINPGSIRLPKGSRYKTYAILEKQGNKAIVDFYTLDGEKLPSWHLKTTLS
- a CDS encoding acyltransferase family protein, with product MNQPLINIERKFRPEIEGLRVVAALLVAVYHIWFNRVSGGVDVFFVISGFLITTSIISTINRTGEFRFRPYVTKLMKRLLPSVFFILAIVLVLSQFLLPKSILDKTIQEVFASMFFYQNWQLAFSSTDYLDSTQMKTPVEHFWALSIQGQFYIIWFLIFTLILFLIKKYKLTKVKTLINTILGVLFVSSFIYSVYLTSVNQPWAYFITMTRVWEFALGSLLCINLSSIKVNKFTAAVVGWLGLIGLILTGIVFNVSEMFPGYIALWPMTCALFIVLSGARDTKYGVKRFLGSTVMVRLGGIAFGIYLWHWVLLEFYRYNVQETPGFIVGTLIIISSIALSFLMTKYIEEPIRSSKDNKFSFKRLGIMGSVNVLLIASLFIGAYIDQNRLENKITDKNYPGALAAKNPDGIPDQEPIPSFSEVFNDLPQAHLDGSNQELDDSDLKIGEYGKTKNYDATIALIGSSHSEHWLGAILEATKDENYRVLSLTRSGTRFSTGYSDNDLKGIWNNNVKDYLKHADVDLIVAQATASDTSNNKIQQQMVGQLQSVKDEYGIEVLAIRDVPRYSFNVLESLETGGLEHTTKRMNSEDNQKDESFWRQFENKNESLNKIDLTDYLRVNGKFQPVIGNIIIYRDNRHLTNTYSESFGPIFDEKINEILKD
- a CDS encoding TM2 domain-containing protein, translating into MKHYENYPVRRKSKGTAYAVWFFLGLLGGHQFYLRNYGMGILYLFTGGFFGIALLIDALRLSKMVDEYNYRFARVHHHYRGNVNTTTNNNSNNIIIINNVTINATKVETRE
- a CDS encoding SDR family NAD(P)-dependent oxidoreductase; its protein translation is MFEIQGKVAIVTGGANGIGKEAVKAILKKGGIPVIADFNEDLGNQTAEELNVEFVKVDVSDETQVKEMVSYVVEKYGHLDIMVANAGIGGGGSTLDLPTAEYEKYIGVNQNGVFYCSREAIRQMVAQGTGGAVINVSSILGLVGSAGACFYNISKGVVRLMTKSMAVEFAPHNIRVNSIHPGYIITGMVNEDVAGAEGIEMLKSLHPLSKGIERLGKPEEIAHAIIFAIENTFMTGAEIVVDGGYTAQ
- a CDS encoding Xaa-Pro dipeptidyl-peptidase codes for the protein MRKKVLSISLCSVLSLTLVAGVDSWSAEAENSQNLPASLEPAAKANVLEWKGMPLNGLIPETASDATRIELENGMTKPIYSTDEAIVEELFVETEIDSDRDGKRDRVSIKVYRPKTEPGVKVPVIYEMSPYRSGILNVPVYDVDVELNPVKHPGNGRGGKPFALANGQAANLGSLGNYYVPRGYGVILAESIGTGKSDGCPTTGDEREILGTKAVIDWLNGRAKAYKGDGREVSADWSTGNVGMTGTSYNGTLPNAVAATGVDGLKAIIPVAAISNWYDYYRANGAVIAPGGYQGEDADNMAEAVLTRENPQVCKDVMAELTAGLDRETGDYSEFWADRDYVKDVKNIEAGVLVVHGLNDWNVKTKQFSQWWEALGENDVPRRLWLHQGGHSSPSGNNWPQLQNRWFDYYLYGIENGVMNEPAVDIQREDRTWTKETSWPAAGSAPTRLHLTGTGNDLGALHLKPVPNQPHNKQTIIDDPMKKANTLIVDPELNSANRLAYVTPALTDSVRLSGTPAVSIRASIDRPVANLTALLVDYSQSRPVIVSRGWMDPQNIQSRERSKSIVPGRDYTFEWEMEPKDYVFKAGNQIGIVLIASDYDYTIRPKAGTKITVIPTRSEITLPIVGGRNALNE